The proteins below are encoded in one region of Limnochorda pilosa:
- a CDS encoding YgiT-type zinc finger protein yields the protein MACELCGADMIGAGSATQVYRKGRMTVTVTGIPAVAVCSRCENAVLEWDVAQAVEDLVQPLLRWAESHTLVEPVVNVVFPVPA from the coding sequence ATCGCCTGCGAACTGTGCGGAGCGGATATGATCGGAGCGGGATCGGCAACGCAAGTGTACCGCAAAGGAAGGATGACGGTGACCGTTACTGGGATTCCAGCGGTCGCTGTCTGCTCGCGGTGCGAGAACGCCGTTCTCGAGTGGGATGTTGCACAGGCGGTGGAAGATCTGGTGCAGCCCCTCCTGAGATGGGCCGAGAGCCACACCCTCGTTGAACCGGTGGTGAACGTGGTCTTTCCGGTCCCTGCATGA
- a CDS encoding ABC transporter permease has product MPSSPSAQPQAAPAVASQVAIAEAPPSRSPMEIAWARLRRNRAAMVAGALLVVLHVLAVFAEFVAPYPEATTVRNRLYLPPTKIHFRDESGRLTRPYVYAYKEVNRALHRYEPDPSQGRFPIRFFVEGAPYRLLGILPTNIHLYGVEAPAAIYPLGADLYGRDILSRIWYGGRRTLFVGVIGILISTGIGLVYGAASGYFGGKIDNVMMRIAEIIISIPQFYLLVALSAILPLGMSSTHRFFLVTVIIGFIGWAGLSRVIRGMVLSLRSQEFVEGARASGAGTWRIIRKHIIPNTLSYLIVSMTIQLPGFILAEASLSFIGLGIQEPLSSWGLMLSDGQNLAALSRYPWILAPGFFIAFSVLAWSFLGDGVRDAFDPRHVD; this is encoded by the coding sequence ATGCCGTCGTCGCCCAGCGCCCAACCCCAGGCCGCGCCTGCGGTCGCCTCGCAGGTCGCGATCGCCGAGGCGCCGCCGTCCCGCTCGCCCATGGAGATCGCCTGGGCCCGGCTTCGCCGAAACCGGGCGGCCATGGTGGCGGGTGCGCTCCTTGTGGTGCTGCACGTGCTCGCCGTCTTCGCGGAGTTCGTCGCACCCTACCCGGAGGCCACCACCGTTCGCAACCGCCTCTACCTGCCCCCCACCAAGATCCACTTCCGGGACGAGAGCGGGCGGCTGACGCGGCCCTACGTCTACGCGTACAAGGAGGTCAACCGGGCGCTCCACCGCTACGAGCCCGATCCCTCCCAGGGCCGTTTCCCCATCCGCTTCTTCGTGGAGGGGGCGCCGTACAGGCTCCTGGGGATCCTCCCAACCAACATCCACCTCTACGGGGTGGAGGCGCCGGCGGCCATCTACCCGTTGGGGGCGGACCTCTACGGGCGCGACATCCTCTCCCGCATCTGGTACGGGGGCCGGCGCACCCTCTTCGTGGGCGTCATCGGCATCCTGATCAGCACGGGGATCGGGCTCGTCTACGGTGCCGCCTCGGGGTACTTCGGCGGCAAGATCGATAACGTGATGATGCGCATCGCGGAGATCATCATCAGCATCCCCCAGTTCTACCTCCTGGTAGCCCTCTCGGCCATCCTGCCGCTGGGGATGTCGTCCACCCATCGCTTCTTCCTGGTGACGGTCATCATCGGCTTCATCGGCTGGGCCGGCCTCTCCCGGGTGATCCGCGGCATGGTCCTCTCCCTGCGGTCGCAGGAGTTCGTGGAGGGCGCCCGGGCTTCGGGGGCGGGCACCTGGCGTATCATCCGCAAGCACATCATCCCCAACACCCTCTCGTACCTGATCGTCTCCATGACCATCCAGCTTCCCGGCTTCATCCTGGCCGAGGCGAGCCTCTCCTTCATCGGCCTGGGGATCCAGGAGCCGCTCTCGAGCTGGGGCCTGATGCTGAGCGACGGCCAGAACCTGGCCGCCCTGAGCCGGTACCCCTGGATCCTGGCGCCCGGCTTCTTCATCGCCTTCTCGGTGCTGGCCTGGAGCTTCCTGGGCGACGGGGTGCGGGACGCGTTTGACCCCAGGCACGTGGACTGA